The following are encoded together in the Jaculus jaculus isolate mJacJac1 chromosome 3, mJacJac1.mat.Y.cur, whole genome shotgun sequence genome:
- the LOC123459490 gene encoding olfactory receptor 52D1-like, whose translation MSAHNTSDNSLPVSLFLTGIPGLEFAHPWIAIPFCAMYLVAILGNVAVILVIGTDSALHAPMYLFLCLLSFTDLALSSTTVPKMLAILWLHATEISFAGCLAQMFCVHSIYALESSVLLAMAFDRYVAICNPLRYTTILNHTVIGRIVSVGIFRSVAVVSPFIFLLRRLPYCGHRIMAHTYCEHMGIARLACANITVNIVYGLTVALLAMGLDSILIAISYSFILRAVFRLPSRDAQHKALSTCGSHLAVILAFYIPAFFSFLTHRFGHKRVPKHVHIFLANLYVLVPPVLNPVIYGARTKEIRSRLLRLLHLRKVSK comes from the coding sequence ATGTCAGCCCACAACACCAGTGACAATAGTCTCCCAGTCTCCCTATTCCTGACTGGGATCCCAGGACTGGAGTTTGCCCACCCCTGGATTGCCATCCCTTTCTGTGCCATGTATCTGGTAGCCATCCTTGGTAACGTAGCCGTCATCCTGGTCATTGGGACAGACAGTGCCCTTCATGCGCCaatgtatctcttcctctgccttctctccTTCACTGACCTGGCCCTTAGCTCTACCACTGTGCCCAAAATGCTGGCCATCCTGTGGCTCCATGCCACTGAGATTTCCTTTGCTGGATGCCTGGCACAAATGTTTTGTGTCCATTCTATCTACGCCCTGGAGTCCTCAGTTCTCCTTGCCATGGCCTTTGATCGCTACGTGGCTATCTGCAACCCACTGAGATACACAACCATTCTCAACCACACTGTCATAGGCCGAATTGTTTCTGTGGGGATATTTCGTAGTGTCGCTGTGGTCTCCCCATTCATCTTCCTGTTGAGGCGGCTGCCCTACTGTGGCCACCGCATCATGGCTCACACCTACTGTGAGCATATGGGCATTGCTCGACTGGCCTGTGCCAACATCACCGTCAACATTGTCTATGGGCTGACCGTGGCCTTGCTGGCCATGGGTCTGGATTCCATCCTCATCGCCATCTCCTACAGCTTTATCCTCCGAGCCGTCTTTCGTCTTCCATCCCGCGATGCCCAGCACAAGGCGCTCAGTACCTGCGGCTCCCACCTGGCTGTCATCCTGGCTTTCTACATCCCcgccttcttctccttcctcaccCACCGCTTTGGTCACAAGCGAGTTCCCAAGCACGTGCACATCTTCCTGGCGAACCTCTACGTACTGGTACCGCCTGTGCTCAATCCCGTCATCTACGGGGCGAGAACCAAGGAGATTCGTAGTCGGCTTCTCAGACTGCTTCACCTGAGGAAAGTCTCCAAATGA
- the LOC123459491 gene encoding olfactory receptor 52D1-like — MSAHNTSDNSLPVSLFLTGIPGLEFAHPWIAIPFCAMYPVAILGNVAVILVIGTDSAIHAPMYLFLCLLSFTDLALSSTTVPKMLAILWLHATEISFGGCLAQMFCVHSIYALESSVLLAMAFDRYVAICNPLRYTSILNHTVIGRIVSVGIFRSIAVVSPFIFLLRRLPYCGHRIMAHTYCEHMGIARLACANITVNIVYGLTVALLAMGLDSILIAISYSFILRAVFRLPSRDAQHKALSTCGSHLAVILAFYIPAFFSFLTHRFGHKRVPKHVHIFLANLYVLVPPVLNPVIYGARTKEIRSRLLRLLHLRKVSK, encoded by the coding sequence ATGTCAGCCCACAACACCAGTGACAATAGTCTCCCAGTCTCCCTATTCCTGACTGGGATCCCAGGACTGGAGTTTGCCCACCCCTGGATTGCCATCCCTTTCTGTGCCATGTATCCGGTAGCCATCCTTGGTAACGTAGCCGTCATCCTGGTCATTGGGACAGACAGTGCCATTCATGCGCCaatgtatctcttcctctgccttctctccTTCACTGACCTGGCCCTTAGCTCTACCACTGTGCCCAAAATGCTGGCCATCCTGTGGCTCCATGCCACTGAGATTTCCTTTGGCGGATGCCTGGCACAAATGTTTTGTGTCCATTCTATCTACGCCCTGGAGTCCTCAGTTCTCCTTGCCATGGCCTTTGATCGCTACGTGGCTATCTGCAACCCACTGAGATACACAAGCATTCTCAACCACACTGTCATAGGCCGAATTGTTTCTGTGGGGATATTTCGCAGTATCGCTGTCGTCTCCCCCTTCATCTTCCTGTTGAGGCGGCTGCCCTACTGCGGCCACCGCATCATGGCTCACACCTACTGTGAGCATATGGGCATTGCTCGGCTGGCCTGTGCCAACATCACCGTCAACATTGTCTATGGGCTGACCGTGGCCTTGCTGGCCATGGGTCTGGATTCCATCCTCATCGCCATCTCCTACAGCTTTATCCTCCGAGCCGTCTTTCGTCTTCCATCCCGCGATGCCCAGCACAAGGCGCTCAGTACCTGCGGCTCCCACCTGGCTGTCATCCTGGCTTTCTACATCCCcgccttcttctccttcctcaccCACCGCTTTGGTCACAAGCGAGTTCCCAAGCACGTGCACATCTTCCTGGCGAACCTCTACGTACTGGTACCGCCTGTGCTCAATCCCGTCATCTACGGGGCGAGAACCAAGGAGATTCGTAGTCGGCTTCTCAGACTGCTTCACCTGAGGAAAGTCTCCAAATGA
- the LOC101613394 gene encoding olfactory receptor 52D1, translating to MSAHNTSDNSLPVSLFLTGIPGLEFAHPWIAIPFCAMYLVAVLGNVAVILVIGTDSALHAPMYLFLCLLSLTDLALSSTTVPKMLAILWLHATEISFGGCLAQMFCVHSIYALESSVLLAMAFDRYVAICNPLRYTSILNHTVIGRIVSVGIFRSVAVVSPFIFLLRRLPYCGHRIMAHTYCEHMGIARLACANITVNVVYGLTVALLAVGLDSILIAISYSFILRAVFRLPSRDAQHKALSTCGSHLAVILAFYIPAFFSFLTHRFGHKRVPKHVHIFLANLYVLVPPVLNPVIYGARTKEIRSRLLRLLHLRKVSK from the coding sequence ATGTCAGCCCACAACACCAGTGACAATAGTCTCCCAGTCTCCCTATTCCTGACTGGGATCCCAGGACTGGAGTTTGCCCACCCCTGGATTGCCATCCCTTTCTGTGCCATGTATCTGGTAGCCGTCCTTGGTAACGTAGCCGTCATCCTGGTCATTGGGACAGACAGTGCCCTTCATGCGCCCATGtacctcttcctctgccttctctccctcACTGACCTGGCCCTCAGCTCTACCACTGTGCCCAAAATGCTGGCCATCCTGTGGCTCCATGCCACTGAGATTTCCTTTGGCGGATGCCTGGCACAAATGTTTTGTGTCCATTCTATCTACGCCCTGGAGTCCTCAGTTCTCCTGGCCATGGCCTTTGATCGCTACGTGGCTATCTGCAACCCACTGAGATACACAAGCATTCTCAACCACACTGTCATAGGCCGAATTGTTTCTGTGGGGATATTTCGTAGTGTCGCTGTGGTCTCCCCCTTCATCTTCCTGTTGAGGCGGCTGCCCTACTGTGGACACCGCATCATGGCTCACACCTACTGTGAGCATATGGGCATTGCTCGGCTGGCCTGTGCCAACATCACCGTCAACGTTGTCTACGGGCTGACCGTGGCCTTGCTGGCCGTGGGTCTGGATTCCATCCTCATCGCCATCTCCTACAGCTTTATCCTCCGAGCCGTCTTTCGTCTTCCATCCCGCGATGCCCAGCACAAGGCGCTGAGTACCTGTGGCTCCCACCTGGCTGTCATCCTGGCTTTCTACATCCCcgccttcttctccttcctcaccCACCGCTTTGGTCACAAGCGAGTTCCCAAGCACGTGCACATCTTCCTGGCGAACCTCTACGTACTGGTACCGCCTGTGCTCAATCCCGTCATCTACGGGGCGAGAACCAAGGAGATTCGTAGTCGGCTTCTCAGACTGCTTCACCTGAGGAAAGTCTCCAAATGa